From the genome of Leptolyngbya iicbica LK, one region includes:
- the ptsP gene encoding phosphoenolpyruvate--protein phosphotransferase yields MVLQVPSQTGQTVRLVAPLSGFLLPIEQVPDPVFAQKMVGDGISIDPTSNLLVAPCDGEVVQIHPANHAVTVKTPEGVEILMHIGLDTVELRGEGFTPKVNLGDRVTTGTPLIEFDLDYVALHAKSLLTQVVVTNTERVAEFVYPSGLVQSAQDIFLELVLAAVSADTAATDGEMATSEPIVIANPTGLHARPAAVLVNLAKKYQSQIALHRGSDCANAKSVVALMNLQVGNGETVTLEAQGPDARQAITDLTAAVRSGLGEAGTAPASAPASIAQSALKAPPPQPKSDDPNILLGVAASSGLAVGNTYRVREQKLDVPELGGTPTQESRQLEKAIAKAALEVESIRAKVHGQGDPGKAAIFAAHQEILDDPELLDIATSAINKGKSAAFAWQQTYQEQADQLAQLDNELLAQRANDVRDVGMRVLRILTGVEATEIKYPRDTVLVAEDLTPSDMANLDRNRVVGFCTLAGGATSHVAILARSMGIPAIAGIEPRIMDLADGTPVILDGTKGKLRLNAPVQEIERTKARIERQQAKRAEDLKHAFEPAITQDGHPVEVVANIGSIKDAEEAASLGAEGVGLLRTEFVFMERPQAPTEDEQTGIYRGIAEAMGPDKPIIIRTLDVGGDKPLPYLPMAHEENPFLGERGIRFGFDQPELQRTQLRAILRAASAGQLRVMFPMIGRIEELRMAKAMLEEERQQLDLPPVEVGIMIEVPSAAIMAETLAKEVDFFSVGTNDLTQYTLAVDRGHPKLAPFVDGVHPAVLRLIDQAVQGAGRYGKWVGVCGGIGSDPQAIPILIGLGVRELSASVTMIPSIKAQVRSLDLDHCQKLAAQALGLETAAEVRDLVPLEED; encoded by the coding sequence TGAACAGGTGCCTGACCCGGTTTTTGCACAGAAAATGGTGGGGGACGGCATTTCCATCGATCCCACCTCGAATCTTTTGGTGGCTCCCTGTGATGGGGAGGTCGTTCAAATCCATCCCGCTAACCATGCGGTCACCGTCAAAACCCCCGAGGGGGTTGAGATTCTGATGCACATCGGCCTGGACACGGTGGAGCTGCGCGGTGAAGGGTTTACTCCCAAAGTGAATTTGGGCGATCGCGTGACCACAGGCACGCCCCTCATTGAGTTTGACCTTGATTATGTGGCGCTGCATGCCAAAAGCCTGTTGACCCAAGTGGTCGTAACGAACACTGAGCGCGTGGCCGAATTTGTCTACCCATCGGGCCTGGTGCAATCAGCGCAAGACATTTTTCTAGAGTTGGTCTTGGCGGCGGTGAGTGCCGATACGGCAGCCACCGACGGTGAAATGGCCACCTCGGAACCGATTGTGATTGCTAACCCCACGGGACTCCACGCGCGCCCAGCGGCAGTGTTGGTGAATCTGGCGAAAAAGTATCAGTCCCAGATCGCTCTGCATCGAGGTAGCGATTGCGCCAATGCCAAAAGTGTGGTCGCCCTGATGAATTTGCAAGTCGGCAACGGGGAAACGGTGACCCTCGAAGCCCAGGGCCCGGATGCCAGACAAGCGATTACTGACCTGACTGCAGCGGTGCGATCGGGCTTGGGAGAAGCGGGCACCGCCCCCGCCTCGGCTCCCGCCAGTATCGCCCAGTCGGCGTTGAAAGCGCCGCCCCCACAGCCCAAATCCGACGACCCCAACATCCTCCTCGGAGTGGCGGCCTCGTCGGGACTGGCGGTGGGCAATACTTACCGGGTGCGAGAGCAAAAGCTCGATGTGCCTGAATTGGGCGGCACCCCCACGCAAGAAAGCCGCCAGCTAGAAAAGGCGATCGCCAAAGCCGCCCTGGAAGTCGAGTCCATTCGCGCCAAGGTGCATGGTCAAGGCGATCCGGGCAAGGCGGCGATCTTTGCGGCGCACCAGGAAATTCTGGACGACCCGGAACTGCTGGACATTGCCACCAGCGCCATCAACAAGGGTAAAAGCGCGGCCTTTGCCTGGCAACAAACCTATCAAGAACAAGCTGATCAGCTCGCCCAGTTAGATAATGAACTGCTGGCGCAGCGGGCGAACGACGTGCGCGATGTCGGTATGCGAGTGCTACGCATCCTGACTGGGGTGGAAGCCACGGAAATTAAGTATCCTCGCGACACGGTGTTGGTGGCCGAAGACCTGACCCCCTCAGATATGGCGAATCTGGACCGCAATCGCGTCGTCGGCTTCTGTACCCTGGCGGGGGGGGCGACTTCCCACGTGGCGATTTTGGCGCGCTCGATGGGTATACCCGCGATCGCGGGCATCGAACCCCGCATTATGGATTTGGCCGACGGCACCCCCGTCATTCTCGATGGCACCAAGGGCAAGCTGCGGCTCAATGCCCCCGTCCAAGAGATTGAACGCACCAAAGCCCGCATTGAGCGCCAACAGGCCAAGCGCGCCGAAGATCTCAAGCACGCCTTTGAACCCGCCATTACCCAAGATGGTCACCCAGTCGAAGTGGTCGCCAACATCGGCAGCATCAAAGATGCGGAAGAAGCGGCATCCCTCGGGGCGGAAGGCGTCGGCCTGTTGCGGACGGAATTCGTCTTTATGGAGCGCCCCCAAGCACCCACCGAAGACGAACAAACCGGGATCTATCGGGGCATTGCCGAAGCCATGGGGCCGGACAAACCGATCATCATTCGCACGCTGGATGTGGGCGGCGACAAGCCCTTGCCCTACCTGCCCATGGCCCACGAGGAAAACCCCTTCCTGGGGGAACGGGGTATCCGCTTTGGCTTCGACCAACCGGAACTCCAGCGCACGCAACTCCGCGCCATTCTTCGGGCCGCCAGCGCGGGCCAACTGCGGGTGATGTTTCCCATGATTGGCCGCATTGAAGAATTGCGGATGGCCAAAGCCATGTTGGAAGAGGAACGTCAGCAGCTCGACCTGCCCCCGGTCGAAGTCGGCATCATGATCGAGGTGCCCTCCGCCGCCATCATGGCGGAAACCCTGGCAAAAGAAGTGGACTTCTTTTCTGTCGGTACCAATGACCTCACCCAATACACCCTGGCAGTCGATCGCGGCCACCCCAAACTCGCCCCCTTTGTCGATGGCGTGCATCCCGCTGTCCTCCGTCTAATTGACCAGGCAGTGCAAGGGGCCGGACGCTATGGCAAATGGGTCGGCGTCTGCGGCGGCATCGGCAGCGACCCCCAGGCCATCCCCATTCTCATCGGCCTCGGCGTGCGCGAACTCAGCGCCAGCGTCACCATGATTCCGAGCATCAAGGCCCAAGTGCGATCGCTCGACCTCGATCATTGCCAAAAACTCGCCGCCCAAGCCCTCGGCCTGGAAACCGCCGCCGAAGTCCGCGACCTGGTACCCCTGGAAGAAGACTAG
- the ptsG gene encoding glucose-specific PTS transporter subunit IIBC, whose protein sequence is MTSAAATTAEPSALQKFWNKAFGLLQKMGKSLMLPVSVLPVAGILLGLGSARLIEIQKIQEGVLTSAKFGWLPAWLAEIMKSSGDAIFANLPVIFAIAVAIGYTANDGVSALAAVVGFVVFLATLGVSSVLFFNLDPEILKPIMGIPSLDTGVFGGLIMGCVAAYMFNRFFRIKLPQYLGFFAGKRFVPIITAFTAIGVGILMSFIWPPIGGLIDSFAAWAAEGDNVPLTVAIYGFVERLLIPFGLHHVWNVPFFFQIGSFVDPISGETVTGDINRFFAGDPTAGIIGGAYWFKMFGLPAAAIAMWHCAKPQNRKQVGGIMLSAALTSFLTGITEPIEFAFVFVAPVLFLLHAVLAGFADFLFVMLDGRMGFTFSHGFIDFFLFYNLGTRVWLIPAFAPLFAALYYFSFRFVIKRFNLKTPGREDEEITGDVAAGLPKDAEAMSRELVLAFGGRSNIDSLDACITRLRIGVKDMGKVNIARLKALGASGVLQIGNNAQAIFGPRSENLKTDMIEYLKTAGDEADQVPEMVAGESMATAAPALPTVQADPAAGAKAQQMIAALGGVNNIRVVDPVAMTRLRVEVTDPAQVNDAVLTASGVKAAMRLEDQVLHLVVGLNAEQYATEMNQRLQAPA, encoded by the coding sequence ATGACGAGTGCCGCCGCGACGACCGCCGAGCCGTCAGCCCTGCAAAAGTTCTGGAATAAAGCCTTTGGCCTGCTCCAAAAAATGGGCAAATCGCTGATGCTGCCCGTGTCCGTATTACCCGTGGCGGGCATTTTGCTCGGCTTGGGCAGCGCCCGCCTGATCGAGATTCAAAAAATTCAAGAAGGCGTCCTGACCAGCGCCAAATTCGGCTGGCTCCCCGCTTGGCTCGCCGAAATTATGAAAAGCTCGGGAGACGCCATCTTTGCGAATCTGCCGGTGATTTTTGCGATCGCCGTCGCGATCGGCTATACCGCCAACGATGGGGTTTCGGCCTTGGCGGCGGTCGTCGGTTTCGTGGTTTTCCTCGCCACCTTGGGCGTCTCTTCTGTCCTCTTCTTCAATCTCGACCCCGAGATTCTCAAGCCCATCATGGGCATTCCGTCGTTGGATACCGGGGTGTTTGGCGGTTTAATTATGGGCTGCGTCGCCGCTTACATGTTCAATCGCTTTTTTCGCATCAAGCTGCCGCAGTATCTAGGTTTCTTTGCGGGCAAGCGGTTTGTGCCCATCATCACGGCCTTTACCGCGATCGGCGTCGGCATTTTGATGAGCTTCATCTGGCCGCCCATTGGCGGTTTGATTGATAGCTTTGCTGCCTGGGCCGCCGAAGGAGACAACGTGCCGCTGACCGTGGCGATATACGGTTTTGTCGAGCGGTTGCTGATTCCCTTTGGTCTACACCACGTGTGGAACGTGCCGTTCTTCTTCCAAATCGGTTCGTTTGTAGATCCCATTAGTGGCGAAACGGTGACCGGCGACATCAACCGCTTCTTTGCTGGCGACCCCACCGCCGGCATTATCGGGGGCGCTTACTGGTTCAAAATGTTTGGTTTGCCCGCGGCGGCGATCGCCATGTGGCACTGCGCCAAACCCCAAAACCGCAAGCAAGTCGGCGGTATCATGCTGTCCGCCGCCCTGACCTCCTTTCTCACCGGCATTACGGAACCGATCGAATTCGCCTTTGTCTTCGTCGCTCCGGTGCTCTTCCTGCTCCACGCCGTCCTCGCGGGCTTTGCCGATTTCCTCTTTGTGATGCTCGACGGTCGCATGGGCTTCACCTTTTCCCACGGGTTCATCGACTTTTTCCTCTTCTATAACCTGGGCACGAGAGTCTGGCTGATTCCGGCCTTTGCGCCGCTGTTTGCCGCCCTGTATTACTTCAGCTTCCGGTTTGTGATCAAGCGGTTTAACCTCAAAACCCCCGGTCGCGAAGATGAGGAAATCACCGGGGATGTGGCCGCTGGTTTGCCTAAAGATGCCGAGGCCATGTCTCGCGAGTTGGTGCTCGCCTTTGGGGGCCGCAGCAACATCGACAGTCTAGATGCCTGCATCACCCGCCTGCGCATCGGTGTCAAAGATATGGGCAAAGTCAACATTGCTCGATTGAAGGCGCTCGGCGCCTCCGGCGTGCTGCAAATTGGCAACAATGCCCAAGCGATTTTTGGCCCGCGATCGGAAAACCTCAAAACCGACATGATCGAATACCTGAAGACCGCTGGGGATGAGGCGGATCAGGTGCCCGAAATGGTCGCCGGTGAATCGATGGCAACTGCAGCGCCAGCGTTACCCACCGTGCAGGCTGACCCCGCAGCCGGTGCAAAAGCTCAGCAAATGATTGCGGCGCTCGGGGGCGTCAACAACATTCGGGTCGTAGATCCGGTGGCGATGACTCGCCTGCGGGTGGAAGTGACTGACCCCGCGCAAGTTAACGATGCGGTCCTGACTGCATCTGGCGTAAAAGCGGCCATGCGGCTAGAAGATCAGGTGCTGCACCTGGTGGTAGGCCTCAACGCCGAGCAATACGCCACCGAAATGAACCAGCGCCTGCAAGCCCCTGCTTAG